DNA from Luteolibacter yonseiensis:
AGCATGGCGAAGAGAGCCAGCCCCACATCCGCGATGCGGCGGAAGATGAGGATCATCATGCCGACGAGCAGGATGAACATCGGCACCAGCATGCGCGTCATGTCCTCGCGCACGAGTTTTGAAATGGCGGGTTTGAAAAGATCCCAACCGCTGAGCCAGATCCCGTCACCGGCGAGGGTGCGGAATTTTTCGTAGTCCTTGCCCGCCGGATCGATGTCGGCGGCAGGCAGAATGGAACCCAGGATGTGGCCGCCGCCGTTTTCCTTGCGTGTGAGGAAGAGGCGCATGACCTCCCGGGCTGCCGGAGAGGAAGGGAAAACCAGCGCGGTGCTTTCCGTTTGTCTGGAAACCGCTTCCAGCACCCCTCGTCCCAGCGCGATGCCTTCCTCGGAAAATCCTGCGGCATCGGCCTCGCGCACAAGCCGCTCCTGGTCTTTTGCCAGAGCCGCGAGCACGGGTCGGTTCACGGTTTGTTGGTCATGTGCCGGCCACCAGCCAACGGGGAGGGTGGTTTTCTCCACCAGTCCATCCGCCTCCGCCTTGCCGAGACGGGTGCGGGCCTCCTCCAGGCGTTGTCCCATTGCGGCATCGGTCTTCGCTTCGATGACGACGCCGAGTGATTTTCCGCTGTAGGCGGGAAAGGCGCGCTGGACGTGCTCGAAGGTTTCCATCGCCTCGCTGTCTCGAGGGCGCATGATCTTGGAGCTGAATTCGGCGCCGGGCAGGCCATGGATGGAGAGCACGGCGGCGGCCCCTGCCAGAAGAATTCCCGTGATGGTCCATGAGCGCCGGCTCCTTGGGAGGATTCTGCCGGAACCTCTTGCCGGCTGGCGGTTGACACCGAACTTCGCCACGAACGGCAGGTAAACGACCAGCATCAACACCGCCGCGACGGTGAGGCCGATGCCGACGATGCTGCCGAGCTGGGCCATGCCCGGCAGGCCTCCGAGGTTCAGCGCGAGGAATACGACCGTGGTGGTGAGGGCGCCGAAAAGGACGGGTTTGGTGGCGGCGGAGCGGAGTTCGTGTTTGTCGTGGCCCGCCACCTTCGCCTCCTGGCAGATGACGAGGCCGTAGTCCACGGCGAGACCGATGAGGATTTCGATGGAACTCAGCGCCATAATGCTCAGTTCCCCGTAGATCCAGCCCGCGATGCCGAGGGCCATGGCGAAGACCATGATGAGGATGCCGGTGAGTCCCAACAGCAGGCTGAAACGCCGCTGCATCCACCAGAACAACAGGCCGATGAGCCCCAGCGTGACGCCGATGGAACCACTGAGGTCGTTTTCCATCGCCGTGCCGATTTCCGAGGAAAAGGCGGGTTCTCCGGTGAGGCGGACCGTCAGGCCGGCACCATCGGTTTTCTGCCATGTCGAAATGGTGGAGCGGAGTTTCCTGATCCATGCGTCCGCTTCCCGGTAGCCGGGCAGCGGGGTGGGGGAGTCCACGAAAAGCAACTGGGTGCGCCCGTCCTCGCTTTCGAACGCCTCGCCGCCGTGGCCGGAGGAATTCATCAGCGTGGCGACCGCCGGGTGGTCAAGGAAGCCGAATGGATCGTGTGCGACCATCACCATGTCCAGCCCCTCCATCGAGGTCGCGACCTTGGCCAACGAATCCTGGAGGGTTTTTTCCGAACGTTCCGGTGAAAACCGTTCCGCCTGGTTCCGGACCGCGGCTGCGTCTCCATTCAGCCAGAGGTAGGCCAGAAGTTCTGCGATGCCTTGCGGATCATCGTTCCAGCGGGGTTTCCAGCGGGCGGACTTCACCAGGTTTGCGGAAGCCAGCGCCTGCCCGAGCGATTCGGCGGCTTCCCCCAGGGTGCCCGCGTCACCTTCCTGGCCACCGATGACGAGAATCAGTTCGTCATTCCGGGAAAACGCCTCGTGGAACGCCTTCAGACCCTTCACCTCCGGCAGTTCGCCGGGCAGCATGGAAAGGATGTCCGTATCAAACCGCAGCCGCGTGAGCCCGAGCGATGCGACAAGGACGGCCGTGGCGAGGAGAAGGGGAATGGCCAGACGGCGGAACATGCGCGAACTCAAGCGGGAATCCGATGGCTCTGCAACCCGGAGGAACGGTCCAGGTGATTTACTTTCAGGGGTTGTGTCTTGCCTTGTGCCGCCTCAGTGCGATGAATTCACAAATGCCTCAGAACACAAAAAAACGGAATTTCGTCAGATGGTCGTTCTGCCTGGCATTGATCGCGATGGTTGCTTTTATGGCGTGGGAGGTGATAAACGGATTTTCTCCTGCTGTTTTTCTGAGCAATCTTCGGTTTTCGCAGTATGATTCCAAGATCCGGTTCTGGGGCAAGGTTATGGATTCCGACGGATATCCTTTGGAAGGGGTATATGTGAAGGCGGTTGCGATAACCTATCGGATCAAGAAGACCCCGGAGGGAGATGTCTGGGACTATCCTGTTGTCGAGACCCGGACGAAAAGCGACGGTTCTTTTGTCTTGGATGGCATGGCCGGATTCGTCTTGAAAATTGAGAAAATGAGCAAGCAGGGCTACGTCCTGCCCCGCGCCACCCAGATTTCCACCACCTATCCCGGAGGGTCGAATCGTGAATATCGATTCAAGTCGATGGACCCTCACGAGCCCGTGTTTTCATCAGATCCATCCAAACCGGTGGAGTTCAGGTTGTGGAAATTGAAGAAGCCCGAACCCCTGTCCATCGGGAGAGCGGTATTGTCGATTCGGGTGGGGGAACCCGCCCGGTATTTTTCATTGGTCTCGAGGAATTACCCGGAGCAGGCGATCGGCAGATTCAAGCCGGATGTTAAAATTTCCATTTCTCGAATCGGCGAAGTCCGCCCGCCGCGCTGGGAAGTGAAAATCGAAGGGTATGATGAGGATTGCGGCGTCATGAAAGCGGATCCGAAGGACCCGTTCATGTTCACAGCTCCGGAAGAGGGTTATCAGCAATCCATCACTTATGAGTATGGCCCGGACTGCGTGAATGAGTTCACCGGGTTGCCTGGATTTCCGGTGCGTTTCTTCGCCCGGAGTAAAAACAAGTATTGGCATGCGGCGGTGGACTCGGTCTTTCAGTCCCCTGTCGACAACGAGGAAAGTCCGCAAATCGACATCTGGACAAACCTCAACAAGAGTCGGAATCTTGAGCATGACGCGGTCCGTCCCCTACCTGATCCCCCATTGGGAGTGCCGGAGGATTACGGCTTGAAAAGTCTTCCGGTGTCCGGCGCGCCGAACTACCGTGAGGGCAGGTGACCACTCCTGCTTTGGCGCTGCGGCCTGCCGCTGTGCTTCAAGTTTGAAGCACCGACCAAAAAATGGGAACCGCGAATCCTGCGAACCTCGCCAACCCTGGTGCCCTCAGCGGTGGTGCCGGTAGAAGGTCCCAATTGTCTCAAAGGTCCGCTGGATTCGCAAGATTCGAGGTTCCCATTTCCTGGTGTTTTCTTCTTATCCGTCAGATTGCTTTTTTCCGACCAACAAAGATGTGACCACACCCGTCGCCAGGATACCGAGGATCACGCCGAGAATCACGAAGTTGAAGGAATCACCCAGCCAGACCTTGAGCCATTTGGCGGCGAGCATCTTGACGCCAACCACCAGGAGGATCAGGGAGAGGGCGGGCTTGAGGTATTGGAACTTCGCGATCATTCCGGCCAGAGCGAAGTAAAGCGAACGCAGTCCCAGGATGGCGAAGACGTTGCTGGTGAAGACGAGGAAGGGATCGGCGGTGATCGAGAAGATTGCCGGGATGGAATCGACCGCGAAGATCAGGTCCGTCACCTCCACCAGGATGAGCGCCACCGCGAGAGGGGTGAGCATCCATTTTCCAGCAGGAGCGGCATCCACCACCGGGTCCGCGACGACGACCTCACCCGGTTCGGCGGCTTCATGGGACTGGGAGCTTCCGGCCTTCACCAGGAAATGTTGCCCGTGGAAATTCCGGGTGACGGGGAAGCGCTTGGTGATCCAGCGGACGAGGGCGTTGTTTTCCGGATGCTCTTCCTTGTCGTCCATCACCAGCATTTTGATGGCGGTGACGATGAGGAAGACGCCGAAGACGTAGAGGATCCAGTGGAAATTGTGCACCAGCGCGGAGCCCACACCGATCATCGCGCCGCGCATGGCGAGCGCGCCGAGAATTCCCCAGAAGAGAACCCGGTGTTGGTAGCGGGCGGGCACGGCGAGCGAACCGAAGACCATGGCGATGACGAAGATGTTGTCCACGCTCAGGGATTTCTCGACGACGTAGCCGGTGAGATACTTGGTGGCCGCCAGTTTTCCGTTGTTCACCACTCCGTCCACGGCATCCACGCTCATTCCAAGGCCGCTCCAGTGATATTCGTAGCCGAAGTAAACGAGAATCGAGAACGAGAGTCCCAAGGTGATCCAGATGGCAGACCAGCCGAGGGATTCCTTGAAGCCAACGACATGCGATTTCCGATGGAAAACCCCCAGATCGAGAGCCAGCATCAGGAAAACGAAACCAATAAAGATCACCCACGGCAAAATCATTCCGCAATTTGGTAAATGCCCCTGCGGGTGGCCATTGGAAAGGGCCGTGGATTTTCCACTCGCCCGGGTTGCCCCGGGCTGAAAGGGATGTCACCATCGTCCCGCGCATGGCCCGTCAATACACACTGCACCGTTCTTCCCAGGTCCACGCCTCCGGCATCGACTACAAGACGGCGCTCAATGAGGAACAATATGCCGCCGTCTCCTCACCGCCCGGCCGCGCGCTTGTCATCGCCGGGGCGGGCTCCGGAAAAACCCGCACGCTCACCTACCGCGTCGCCTGGTTGCTGGACCATCAGGTCGATGCAAGGGAAATCCTCCTCCTCACTTTCACCAACAAGGCTTCCCGCGAAATGGTGGAGCGTGTGCGCGAGCTCGTCCCGCACGACACCTCCGCGCTGTGGGCGGGCACCTTCCACTCCATCGGTTCACGCATCCTGCGGCGCCATGCCGAGGATCTGGGATTCACGAAGTCCTATTCCATTCTGGATCGCGACGACCAGAAATCCATCCTGAACTCGGTCATCGCCTCGCTGGACATCGATACAAAGCAGCGCCGTTTCCCCAAGGCGGACGTGCTCGCCTCCATTTTCTCACTCATGGAGAACACCGGCGTCGCGCTCACGGAGATCATCGCCTCGCGTTACGACCAGTTCTACGACTGGCTGGAGAAGATCGAGGAGGTCCGCCTGGGCTACATCGCGAAGAAGCTCGCAACGAACTCGATGGATTTCGACGACCTGCTGGTCCTCACCGTCCGCCTTTTCGAGCAGCAGCCGGATGTGCTCCAGCTTTACCAAGGCCGGTTCAAGCACGTGCTGGTGGACGAATACCAGGATACGAACAGCGTGCAGGGCCGGATGATAGATCTCCTCGCCGGAGAAAGGAACAGTCTCATGGCCGTGGGGGACGACGCCCAGTCCATCTATTCCTGGCGCGGCGCGGACATGTCGTTGATCCTCGGGTTTCCACTGCGTTATCCGGGCTCCAAGGTCCACATCATCGAGACGAACTACCGCAGCGTCCCGGAAATCCTCGATCTTTCGAACGCCGCCATCAGTGCGAACAGGGGGCGCTTTGAAAAAGACCTGCGCTCGTCCCGCGAGGCTCAGGGCACCCTTCCCGCGCTCGTCGCACTGCCGGACCCGTCGACCCAGGCCGCCTTCGTCGCCCAGCGCATTCTGGAACTCCGCGACGAGGGCATCCCCTTGGAGGAGATGGCGGTTCTCTACCGCGCGCATTTCCAGAGCCTGGAAATCCAGATGGAACTCACGGTCCGGGGCATTCCCTTCGCCATCACCAGCGGCTTGCGATTTTTCGAGCAGGCGCACATCAAGGATGTTTCCGCCTTCATGCGCTTCGTGGTGAACCGCCGGGACGAGATCAGCTTCCTCCGCATGGTGGGGCTGCTCCCCGGTTGCGGCCCCGGCACCGCCGCGAAGCTGTGGGCCGAGTGGTTGAAGTCCGGATGGTCGGAAAGGGTGGAGGTCCCGCCGAAATGGTCGGATCTTTTCCTCAAGTTCAAGATCCCGAAAAAAACCGCCAAACACTGGGAACAACTCTGCTACACCCTCGACGAACTCACTCCCGATGGTGCGTTGGCCCATCCTTCACAGATGATCTTCAGCATCCTCGAAGGCGTTTATGCCGATTACCTCACCGCATCCTTCGACAATGCGGAGAGCCGCCGCGCGGACATCGAGCAGCTTTCCCAGTATGGCGGGAACTTCGACGACGTCCTGGAATTCCTCGCCCAGCTCTCGCTCATGAGTTCCACCGACGGCGAACCCTCCGGAGAGCGTGCCGCGAAGGATGATGAAAAGGTCACCCTTTCCTCCATCCACCAGGCCAAGGGTCTGGAATGGAAGGCGGTTTTCCTCATCTGGTTGGTCAACGGCCAATTCCCGAACGGCCGCATCCTCGAAGCCGACGACGCGGACATGTTGGAAGAGGAGCGCCGTCTCTTCTACGTCGCGCTCACAAGGGCGAAGGACGAACTCTACCTCACTTACCCGATGATGAATCCGAAGTCCTACACGGGCGACATCATCTGCCGTCCGTCACAATTCCTGGAGGACTTCCCGGCGGAGATGGTGGAGGAGTGGAACGTGGGAAACGATGACCCTTGGGCCGATGATGAGCCCTTTTGATTCCGCCGGTTGATTCTCCACCGGGCTGCAAACCGGACGGACAGGCGAAACGTGTCAAAGAAGCCCGGTTGAAACCTCTCTGGCGACAGGGAACGGGGATGATGATCCGATGCTTTCGAATGTTCCTCCCGATTCCTGCCGCCGGGGCTCGCGCTGTTTTTTGTCGACTGCGAGCCGTCCCGCATTGGTGGTTCGCGCCGGTCTGATCGGTGCGGCTGTCGGAACGACGGGCTTGTCGAATGGTTCGCTCATGGCACGAACATACCTGTCGTCGCAGGCGGATCGATCAAAATTTGGGGTTTTAGCTGAAAATCATGTAGGTAAATCCCCTACAAAAATATCATCTATTTTGGCAACCCGCTGGGTTTGGACGCTTCTTTGGATCTTCCTGCGTAGAGCAAACTGCGTCTCAGGAAGTTGGTATCCGTATTGGAATGTGCCGTGCTGCATTCCAAATCCTTCCGTTCGAGCCGATCTTCCATCCCTTGTGTAAATGTTCATGTATTTCAAGCCGTGCATCAGGTGCGGACGCGGTATCGCGAACAGCATCAATAAATGTCCACATTGCGGGAAGGTGAACGGTTTTATCGCACGCCTGTTTCACCGGCTGCTTCATCGGTTGTGGCGTAAGAAGCGGCAATGATCACAGCTTTTGGGATAGATTCCCCAATCTGGGGTGAATTGGTCAATATGGACTATGCAGGAGGGGTATCGGAGATGTCTTGTTAGTTCGGTGGTAATTCTTGGAAAGAGAAGGAATTCGATTTGATTATTTTGTAATTATTTCAGTATGAATTGATTGAGTATTTTTATCGGTCTCTTTTTGAGGGTTCGATGTCAGGCGGATTTCCTATTTTCTCAATTTCTTAAAGAATACTCTTGTGTATAGTATTCCGAATGGTAGGAATTGGCCGCGCCTCCGAAACTCGTCGCACAGCCTACATGGGCAGCGGCATCAGGGTACGGCGACGATGACTCGCCTGTCATATCCTATGATGGATGGCAGGCATTCATTCGAATCTCAGGTGACCCACACATCGGGAATCTGAACCAGCCATCCGACTACCCCGTGCTTCGGGATGTCCCTGAAAGAGTGTCTCCCCGCCCTGATCGGCAGGGGGCTGCGGACTCAGCGATCATCTCAGCACCGGCTGATCTCGGTCTCCTTTGGTCTCCTTCCTTCGGTTTAAAACAAAATCGTCACTCCATCTTCCCATGAATCTTTTCGTCCCCAGTTCCCGCAAACTGCTTTCCGCAGTGGTCGGCTCGCTTCTTTCCGTCCAAGCCGCGTTCGCGGCGATCGTCCCGGCGCCCGTTTCGGGTGATATCTTCCTCGCATTCCGTGCGAGCGGTGGAACAGGCGGGTCCCAGTCCTACATCGTCAATCTGGGGACCGATGCCAATTTCCGGAATGCGACAACCTCTTTCACCGTGACGGGTTTGGGAAATATCGGAGCGGATCTCACCGAGATTTACGGACCTGGATGGAGCTCCCGCGGCGACTTGTTCTGGGGGATCTTCGCTGCGCGGGTTTCGACCAGTTCGATTATTTACGGTTCGAGGGAAAGAAATCCGGTGACATCGGTTTCGCCCGCATGGAGCTTGATCGACACCACTTCCCGGAACACCACCGCAGGCCAGATCTCCAGCGTGATCGACAGCATCGGTGGATACAGGGGCCGTGAGGCCACCGCCAACAGCCCGGTTGCCGCCGTCCAGCCGAATACCGGCGAGGCATCCAGCTATAACAAACAGGTCGCCTCCGCCGGGACGAAGGATTTCGGCTCCCTCAGCGAGTGGTCCTCCATCGAAGGGGACTTCGGGAGCGGTCCGGCCGGAACGGCTCTGGACCTTTACCGCATCGCAGGGGCGTCCGGAGTCACGCGCGTCGGGCATTTCACCATCAGCGCCGAAGGCGTCGTGCAGTTCAACATTCCAACCGTCACTCCTCCGGTCGATGTGGATACCGATGGCGACGGCTTCCTTGATTCCCAGGAGGCTCTGGCGGGCACGAACCCGAACGACGCGAGCGACTTTTTCCGCATCCAGTCCCTGCAACGGTCGGCTGGCGGCACAGGGGTTGCGTTCAAGACGATCCCCGGCAGTTCCTATCAGATTTATTACTCGGAAAACCTGGCGGCGGGCTCGTGGGTGCGGATCGCCACGGTGACGGGCGGAGCCTCCCCGACACTCCACCAATATTTGGACGACAATCTGGACCGCAGGGCCCGCGCCAAGGGCTTCTATAAGGTTAGTGTCGGCAACTGAACCGCCCCCCCCCCTTTCTCCATTCAACTTCTCCCCGACCGGATACGCCGGAGGTTAATCCAAGAAACCAACCGATCGGGACTGACAACCAAGCGCTGAAGTTCCTCAAGTCTCAACCCCCGCATGGTGCGCCTGATTCCCGAACCGGAATCAACGGTCCGCCTGCCAAAACCAACTCAACAGACAAATGAAATTCAGTAGCAACATCCCCTATCTCGGCTCAGCCGTGCTGGCTGCGGTTCTCGCGACCGCTCCCGCCCGGGCGGCGGTGGTGGCGACTCCTCAGAACAACGATATCTTCCTTGGTTTTCGCGCAAGCGGCAATCTCGGGGCCAGCACATCCTATCTTGTGAACCTGGGGCAGTATTCCCAGTTCCGGGATCTTACTCCGGGTGCCAGCATTTCACTCAACAGCCTGGGAGACATCGGCGCGGATCTTGTGGCGACCTTCGGTGCGAACTGGAGCAACCGGAATGACCTCTTCTGGGGGATCTTCGGGGTTTCCAACACCGCGAACCCGACGGTGTATGCCTCCAGGGAATCATCCGCACCGGGGTGGTCGGCGCTCGACCAGATCTCACGCGGCACAACCTCTTCCAACATCGTCAGCGTGCTTCAGGGCACCAATGGTTATCAAGGCAGGCAAGCCACCGCGAACAGCGCGTTCGCCGTGCTGCAGCCGAATTCCGACGGTGCTTCCAGCTATAACAAACAAGTCTCCACGGGCGGCACCAACGATTTCGGATCACTCAGCACGTGGTCCAGCATCGAGGGTGACTTCGGTGGCGGCACCGCCGGGACGTCGCTCGATCTCTACCGGATCAGCAGCACGGGTGTCACGAATCCCGGTGCGTTCTCGATCAGCAACTCCGGGGTGGTCAGTTTCACCGCCGCCATTCCGGAACCATCATCCGCCCTTCTCGGCGTGGCGGGCTCGCTCCTGATCGTCGCCGGCAGACGCCGCCGTCCCACCCATTGATTCCAAACACCAAACACTATCACCCACTCATATCTATGAAACTCAAACACCTCATCGCAATCGGAGCCTTGGCGG
Protein-coding regions in this window:
- a CDS encoding MMPL family transporter, with the translated sequence MFRRLAIPLLLATAVLVASLGLTRLRFDTDILSMLPGELPEVKGLKAFHEAFSRNDELILVIGGQEGDAGTLGEAAESLGQALASANLVKSARWKPRWNDDPQGIAELLAYLWLNGDAAAVRNQAERFSPERSEKTLQDSLAKVATSMEGLDMVMVAHDPFGFLDHPAVATLMNSSGHGGEAFESEDGRTQLLFVDSPTPLPGYREADAWIRKLRSTISTWQKTDGAGLTVRLTGEPAFSSEIGTAMENDLSGSIGVTLGLIGLLFWWMQRRFSLLLGLTGILIMVFAMALGIAGWIYGELSIMALSSIEILIGLAVDYGLVICQEAKVAGHDKHELRSAATKPVLFGALTTTVVFLALNLGGLPGMAQLGSIVGIGLTVAAVLMLVVYLPFVAKFGVNRQPARGSGRILPRSRRSWTITGILLAGAAAVLSIHGLPGAEFSSKIMRPRDSEAMETFEHVQRAFPAYSGKSLGVVIEAKTDAAMGQRLEEARTRLGKAEADGLVEKTTLPVGWWPAHDQQTVNRPVLAALAKDQERLVREADAAGFSEEGIALGRGVLEAVSRQTESTALVFPSSPAAREVMRLFLTRKENGGGHILGSILPAADIDPAGKDYEKFRTLAGDGIWLSGWDLFKPAISKLVREDMTRMLVPMFILLVGMMILIFRRIADVGLALFAMLVSTALLLAVMSLTGLKWNFVNLMATPLLLGTGIDYAIHVTLSLRRTGGDFKELWQGTGKALLFCGASNVIGFGSLVFSSSDALVSLGTVAVIGILLSMGTSIFLLPGWRDTNGSDGTP
- a CDS encoding TerC family protein; the protein is MILPWVIFIGFVFLMLALDLGVFHRKSHVVGFKESLGWSAIWITLGLSFSILVYFGYEYHWSGLGMSVDAVDGVVNNGKLAATKYLTGYVVEKSLSVDNIFVIAMVFGSLAVPARYQHRVLFWGILGALAMRGAMIGVGSALVHNFHWILYVFGVFLIVTAIKMLVMDDKEEHPENNALVRWITKRFPVTRNFHGQHFLVKAGSSQSHEAAEPGEVVVADPVVDAAPAGKWMLTPLAVALILVEVTDLIFAVDSIPAIFSITADPFLVFTSNVFAILGLRSLYFALAGMIAKFQYLKPALSLILLVVGVKMLAAKWLKVWLGDSFNFVILGVILGILATGVVTSLLVGKKQSDG
- a CDS encoding ATP-dependent helicase, translating into MARQYTLHRSSQVHASGIDYKTALNEEQYAAVSSPPGRALVIAGAGSGKTRTLTYRVAWLLDHQVDAREILLLTFTNKASREMVERVRELVPHDTSALWAGTFHSIGSRILRRHAEDLGFTKSYSILDRDDQKSILNSVIASLDIDTKQRRFPKADVLASIFSLMENTGVALTEIIASRYDQFYDWLEKIEEVRLGYIAKKLATNSMDFDDLLVLTVRLFEQQPDVLQLYQGRFKHVLVDEYQDTNSVQGRMIDLLAGERNSLMAVGDDAQSIYSWRGADMSLILGFPLRYPGSKVHIIETNYRSVPEILDLSNAAISANRGRFEKDLRSSREAQGTLPALVALPDPSTQAAFVAQRILELRDEGIPLEEMAVLYRAHFQSLEIQMELTVRGIPFAITSGLRFFEQAHIKDVSAFMRFVVNRRDEISFLRMVGLLPGCGPGTAAKLWAEWLKSGWSERVEVPPKWSDLFLKFKIPKKTAKHWEQLCYTLDELTPDGALAHPSQMIFSILEGVYADYLTASFDNAESRRADIEQLSQYGGNFDDVLEFLAQLSLMSSTDGEPSGERAAKDDEKVTLSSIHQAKGLEWKAVFLIWLVNGQFPNGRILEADDADMLEEERRLFYVALTRAKDELYLTYPMMNPKSYTGDIICRPSQFLEDFPAEMVEEWNVGNDDPWADDEPF
- a CDS encoding thrombospondin type 3 repeat-containing protein — its product is MNLFVPSSRKLLSAVVGSLLSVQAAFAAIVPAPVSGDIFLAFRASGGTGGSQSYIVNLGTDANFRNATTSFTVTGLGNIGADLTEIYGPGWSSRGDLFWGIFAARVSTSSIIYGSRERNPVTSVSPAWSLIDTTSRNTTAGQISSVIDSIGGYRGREATANSPVAAVQPNTGEASSYNKQVASAGTKDFGSLSEWSSIEGDFGSGPAGTALDLYRIAGASGVTRVGHFTISAEGVVQFNIPTVTPPVDVDTDGDGFLDSQEALAGTNPNDASDFFRIQSLQRSAGGTGVAFKTIPGSSYQIYYSENLAAGSWVRIATVTGGASPTLHQYLDDNLDRRARAKGFYKVSVGN